A genomic segment from Neochlamydia sp. AcF84 encodes:
- a CDS encoding CesT family type III secretion system chaperone has protein sequence MPSHNLESLLKDLGEKIELSHLEPTGNNNITLLLKGNNEVVLQKHNTQPYLIISFEILELPAGRFRENIFREALKFNHLNKAHEGIFAFSKKTQVFFLFDMLPFDEISGEQVNTIMQNLSEKVTLWKEALNRGEIPTIGFSSLTSPGGGSSFFGIRP, from the coding sequence ATGCCTTCTCATAATCTAGAATCGCTTCTGAAAGATCTTGGAGAGAAAATTGAACTTTCGCATTTAGAACCGACAGGAAATAATAATATCACCCTTCTTTTAAAAGGCAACAATGAGGTGGTATTGCAGAAGCATAACACTCAGCCTTATCTGATCATTTCGTTTGAAATCCTTGAATTGCCGGCCGGCCGTTTTCGTGAAAATATCTTTCGCGAAGCTCTTAAATTTAATCATCTAAATAAAGCTCATGAAGGCATATTTGCTTTTAGTAAAAAAACTCAAGTGTTTTTTTTGTTTGATATGTTACCTTTTGATGAAATCTCCGGTGAGCAAGTCAATACAATTATGCAGAATTTATCAGAAAAAGTGACTCTTTGGAAAGAAGCTCTTAACCGCGGAGAGATTCCCACCATCGGCTTTTCTAGCTTAACTTCTCCAGGAGGAGGTAGCAGCTTTTTTGGCATACGGCCTTGA
- a CDS encoding TyeA family type III secretion system gatekeeper subunit: MAKFTAHEVSRQFLYLAAERFLSSDKIIQAAVKAGAQTIEDKITLINQMRDAVRQVSIHHIFRSVQHRDEMFSAILEALSDLEDQLEEELIKQEEEQQLHINPNNE; this comes from the coding sequence ATGGCAAAATTTACTGCCCATGAAGTTTCTAGGCAATTCTTATATCTGGCTGCAGAAAGATTTTTGTCGTCCGATAAGATTATCCAGGCAGCCGTGAAAGCTGGTGCACAGACAATAGAGGATAAGATTACTTTAATCAATCAGATGCGTGATGCAGTTAGACAAGTTTCTATCCATCATATTTTTCGCTCTGTCCAGCATCGCGATGAAATGTTTAGTGCCATCCTGGAAGCTTTAAGTGACTTAGAAGATCAATTAGAAGAAGAGCTAATTAAACAAGAAGAAGAACAGCAGCTACATATTAACCCTAATAATGAATGA
- the ychF gene encoding redox-regulated ATPase YchF, with translation MAAGRLSCGIVGLPNVGKSTLFNALTSNQAPASNYPFCTIDPNVGVVEVPDARLHVLSEISHSNKIIYATMEFVDIAGLVAGASQGEGLGNKFLANIRETDAIVHVVRCFDSSDIVHVSGQTDPIRDIEVINLELCLADLQMIENAIPRVEKQLKGKKELALTLAVLNRVQEHLNASKPVRMLEFTPEEREVLQLYPLLTMKKVIYAANVSENDLPDMENSYVKRVRDYAAAEGNVVISICARIEEEIAQLNLSEREQFLDSLGLQESGLQRLIRASYEMLGLISYITTGEIETRAWTINRGTSAAEAAGKIHSDIQKGFIRAEVVSYEDMVAYKGRVAAREAGKARSEGREYVVKDGDVILFMHN, from the coding sequence ATGGCAGCCGGCCGACTTTCTTGCGGCATTGTAGGCCTCCCAAATGTGGGAAAATCTACTTTATTTAATGCTCTAACATCCAATCAAGCACCTGCATCTAATTATCCTTTTTGTACTATCGATCCGAATGTTGGAGTGGTAGAAGTACCAGATGCAAGGCTACATGTTTTATCCGAGATCTCCCATAGCAATAAAATCATTTATGCGACTATGGAGTTTGTCGATATTGCTGGGCTAGTGGCGGGTGCTTCCCAAGGTGAAGGCTTAGGGAACAAATTTTTGGCTAATATTCGAGAAACAGATGCTATCGTTCATGTAGTGCGTTGTTTTGATTCTTCCGATATCGTGCATGTATCAGGACAAACAGATCCTATCAGAGACATCGAAGTGATTAACCTTGAGCTGTGCTTAGCAGATCTGCAGATGATTGAAAATGCTATACCTCGCGTTGAAAAGCAGCTTAAAGGAAAAAAAGAGCTAGCCTTAACCTTGGCGGTCCTTAATCGTGTGCAAGAGCACTTAAATGCCAGCAAGCCGGTGAGAATGTTAGAATTTACACCCGAAGAGCGGGAAGTTCTTCAGCTTTATCCCTTATTGACCATGAAAAAAGTCATTTATGCTGCTAATGTTTCGGAAAACGATCTTCCCGACATGGAAAATTCTTATGTAAAGCGCGTGCGTGACTATGCGGCTGCAGAGGGGAATGTTGTAATTTCTATTTGTGCTCGTATAGAAGAGGAGATTGCCCAGCTTAATTTAAGCGAACGTGAACAATTTTTAGACAGCTTAGGATTGCAAGAATCGGGGCTTCAGCGCTTAATTAGAGCTTCCTATGAGATGTTAGGGCTTATTAGTTATATCACCACCGGGGAAATTGAAACGCGCGCTTGGACTATCAATAGAGGTACCTCGGCGGCAGAAGCTGCTGGTAAGATCCACTCAGACATCCAAAAGGGATTTATTCGTGCCGAAGTCGTTTCTTATGAAGATATGGTTGCTTATAAAGGCCGTGTAGCCGCACGTGAAGCTGGAAAAGCTCGCTCTGAGGGACGAGAATATGTGGTAAAAGACGGCGATGTTATTTTATTTATGCATAATTAA
- a CDS encoding 4-alpha-glucanotransferase produces MITPQLCNSLLATPSAPGWKTVGIKPHHGINVPLFSLHTQVSGGIGEFHDLKWVIDWCHQVNFNLIQLLPLNDTGPEPSPYSSISAFALNPLHISLSSLPDVETYKDLTGLLAELQLLTKKQRVDYPTLHIKRDLFLQLYYQYTYAHQSQSPGYLNFTKENPWLQSYALFKALKKISNWQPLDSWPSELQDPCSAEIKRLQKKYETQISYHIFLQYLCFKQFEEVRKYARSKDILLKGDIPILISRESADVWLHRKLFIMDQNAGAPPDIYSQEGQNWHFPLYNWEEMEKDHYTWWQERLKVAGRLYDIFRIDHVVGFFRIWAIPLGKASAEGNFFPEDETQWVPLGKKNLARMLKNCSMLPIGEDLGAVPAKVRECLKSLGICGTKVMRWERDWQGDKSFIDIHAYPPESMTTVSTHDSETLKQWWKNHPEEALYLCQAKGWEYEPALSFEKNLAILKDSHRSPSLFHINLLNEYFSLFPYMAWDELSDERINDPSGHSTTNWTYRYRLCFEEIYHNSELIALMKSLVKVKN; encoded by the coding sequence ATGATAACGCCCCAGCTTTGTAACTCGCTTTTGGCCACTCCCTCAGCTCCCGGCTGGAAGACAGTGGGCATAAAACCACACCACGGCATTAATGTTCCCCTATTCTCTTTACATACCCAAGTTAGTGGAGGCATAGGCGAATTTCATGACTTAAAATGGGTGATTGATTGGTGCCATCAAGTTAATTTTAATCTGATCCAGCTTCTTCCTCTCAATGACACGGGCCCTGAACCTAGTCCCTATAGCTCTATTTCAGCTTTTGCTTTAAATCCTCTACATATAAGTCTTTCTTCCCTTCCAGATGTAGAAACTTATAAAGATTTAACAGGCCTACTTGCTGAATTGCAATTGCTCACAAAAAAACAGCGTGTGGATTACCCTACCCTCCATATTAAACGCGATCTCTTTTTGCAGCTCTACTATCAATATACGTATGCGCATCAATCTCAATCTCCTGGCTACCTAAATTTTACTAAAGAAAATCCTTGGCTGCAGAGCTATGCTCTTTTTAAGGCATTAAAAAAAATTAGCAATTGGCAACCTTTAGATAGCTGGCCTTCAGAACTTCAAGATCCTTGTTCAGCAGAAATAAAGCGGCTGCAAAAAAAATATGAAACCCAAATTTCCTATCATATATTCCTACAATATCTCTGTTTCAAACAATTTGAAGAAGTACGAAAGTATGCTCGATCTAAGGACATCTTATTAAAAGGCGATATCCCTATCCTCATTAGCCGAGAAAGCGCTGATGTATGGCTTCATCGTAAACTTTTCATCATGGATCAAAATGCTGGGGCTCCCCCCGATATTTATAGCCAAGAAGGGCAAAATTGGCACTTTCCTCTTTACAATTGGGAGGAGATGGAAAAAGATCATTATACCTGGTGGCAAGAGCGTTTAAAAGTGGCCGGTCGCTTATATGATATTTTTCGCATCGATCATGTCGTGGGTTTTTTTCGTATATGGGCCATCCCTTTAGGTAAAGCTAGCGCTGAGGGAAATTTTTTTCCTGAGGATGAAACACAATGGGTTCCTTTAGGTAAAAAAAATCTTGCGAGGATGCTAAAAAATTGCTCGATGCTACCGATTGGTGAAGACTTAGGGGCTGTCCCTGCGAAGGTAAGAGAATGCTTAAAAAGCTTAGGGATATGCGGCACAAAAGTTATGCGATGGGAAAGAGATTGGCAAGGAGATAAAAGCTTTATTGATATCCATGCTTATCCGCCAGAGAGCATGACCACAGTTTCTACCCATGATTCCGAAACGTTAAAGCAGTGGTGGAAAAATCATCCTGAGGAAGCCCTTTATCTATGCCAAGCCAAGGGGTGGGAGTATGAGCCTGCCTTATCATTTGAGAAAAATCTAGCCATCCTTAAAGACAGCCATCGCTCTCCTAGCCTTTTTCATATTAATCTTCTCAATGAATACTTTTCTCTTTTTCCCTACATGGCCTGGGATGAGCTCAGCGATGAGCGCATTAATGATCCATCGGGACACTCCACTACCAATTGGACCTATCGCTATCGCTTGTGTTTTGAAGAGATTTATCATAACAGCGAATTAATAGCTCTCATGAAGAGCTTAGTTAAAGTAAAAAATTAA
- the sctV gene encoding type III secretion system export apparatus subunit SctV encodes MNFFRKILDGITARLGGERSLENISRSSDVFLACLIIGILMMIILQLPPHLIDYLIAFNLAISVALLMVGMYIPSAVHLSIFPSLLLITTLYRLGLNIASTRQILLHANAGEIIYGFGNFVVGGNFVVGGVIFLIITLVQFIVITKGAERVAEVAARFTLDAMPGKQMSIDADMRAGILDQNQAREKRLAIQKESQLYGAMDGAMKFVKGDAIAGIVITLINIIGGIIIGNTMNGMTMADAAQTYSVLSIGDGLVSQIPSLLITITAGLVTTRVSNETSDSNLGAEISGQILKQPKALLLAAAFLMGMAIMPGFPAAPFLILSAGMGLIGYSLMSAARLKREAAGGLTSAGGGTISSVAAASPSIDTSVSGHKVIAGGGIDNYALTLPVILECGRHLSGEIQKAQKGQSFVDQMIPKMRQALYADLGVRFPGVHVRTDSPVLESDEYSIHLNEVPIIRGRALENSVLTNESEENLKRYNLPYVSYKNSLGMPSLWVSIQNKELLDKAGIKYWNALEVMVLHVSYFFRHYANEFVGIQEVKSMIEFVEKSFPDLVKEVTRLIPLQKMTDIFKRLIQEQVSIKDLRTILEALSEWAQTEKDTVLLTEYVRSSLKRYISFKYSQGQSVLSVYILDPEIEDMVRGAIKQTSAGSYLALDPDSVQLILQSIRNTVAPPPPGGQPPVILTAIDVRRFVRKLVEMEFSDISVVSYQEIVSDIRLQPLGRIQIG; translated from the coding sequence ATGAACTTTTTTAGAAAAATTTTGGACGGAATAACTGCCCGCCTAGGAGGAGAAAGATCGCTTGAAAATATTTCAAGATCAAGTGATGTCTTTCTTGCTTGCTTGATCATTGGTATTTTAATGATGATCATCCTTCAGCTGCCTCCTCACCTCATTGATTACTTAATTGCCTTTAACTTAGCTATCTCAGTGGCTCTCTTAATGGTAGGGATGTATATCCCTAGCGCTGTGCATTTATCTATTTTTCCCTCTTTACTGCTGATTACGACTCTCTACCGGCTAGGATTAAATATTGCTTCTACCCGTCAAATTTTATTACATGCTAATGCCGGCGAGATTATTTATGGTTTCGGTAATTTTGTTGTCGGCGGCAACTTTGTAGTGGGAGGAGTTATATTTCTTATCATTACCTTGGTCCAATTTATTGTCATCACTAAAGGTGCCGAACGGGTGGCAGAGGTAGCCGCACGTTTTACTTTGGATGCGATGCCCGGTAAGCAAATGAGTATCGATGCTGATATGAGGGCAGGGATTTTAGACCAAAACCAAGCCCGTGAAAAACGTCTAGCCATCCAAAAAGAGAGCCAGCTATATGGTGCGATGGATGGTGCGATGAAATTTGTGAAAGGTGATGCGATCGCAGGCATTGTAATTACCCTCATAAACATTATAGGTGGAATTATTATCGGTAATACGATGAATGGAATGACCATGGCGGATGCCGCCCAAACCTATAGCGTTTTATCGATTGGTGATGGTCTGGTATCTCAGATTCCATCTTTATTGATTACTATTACTGCAGGTTTAGTTACTACACGTGTTTCCAATGAAACTTCCGATTCTAACTTAGGTGCTGAAATATCAGGGCAAATTTTAAAGCAGCCTAAGGCTCTGTTGCTGGCTGCGGCCTTTTTAATGGGCATGGCCATTATGCCTGGATTTCCTGCCGCCCCCTTCTTAATCCTTTCTGCAGGCATGGGTTTAATTGGCTACTCTCTTATGTCAGCGGCAAGGTTGAAAAGAGAAGCGGCAGGCGGCCTTACTTCAGCAGGCGGGGGAACCATCTCTTCAGTAGCCGCAGCAAGCCCAAGTATAGACACTTCTGTTTCCGGCCATAAAGTAATTGCAGGTGGAGGCATTGATAATTACGCTCTCACCCTTCCTGTGATTCTAGAATGTGGTAGACACTTAAGTGGAGAGATCCAAAAAGCCCAAAAAGGACAAAGCTTTGTCGATCAAATGATTCCTAAGATGCGACAAGCTCTCTATGCCGATCTGGGTGTGAGATTTCCTGGCGTGCACGTACGTACAGACTCCCCTGTCCTTGAATCTGATGAATATTCCATTCACCTAAATGAAGTTCCTATTATTCGAGGAAGAGCTTTAGAAAACAGCGTGCTAACAAACGAAAGTGAAGAAAATCTTAAGCGCTACAACCTTCCTTACGTGAGCTATAAGAACTCCTTAGGGATGCCTTCCTTATGGGTAAGTATACAAAACAAAGAGCTTTTAGATAAAGCAGGTATCAAATATTGGAATGCCTTAGAGGTGATGGTTTTGCATGTATCTTACTTTTTTCGCCATTATGCTAATGAATTTGTGGGCATTCAAGAAGTAAAATCGATGATTGAGTTTGTAGAGAAATCTTTTCCTGATCTAGTCAAAGAAGTTACCCGTTTAATTCCCCTCCAGAAAATGACCGATATCTTTAAACGTTTAATTCAAGAACAAGTTTCAATCAAAGACTTACGCACAATTTTAGAAGCTTTAAGTGAATGGGCTCAGACAGAAAAAGATACAGTTTTGCTGACTGAATATGTACGTTCCTCCCTTAAACGCTACATTAGCTTTAAGTATTCACAAGGACAATCTGTTCTTTCGGTTTATATTTTAGATCCTGAAATTGAAGATATGGTGCGAGGGGCTATTAAACAAACTTCTGCTGGCTCCTATTTAGCTTTAGATCCTGATTCTGTGCAATTGATTCTGCAAAGCATCCGTAATACCGTGGCGCCTCCTCCTCCTGGAGGGCAACCCCCCGTTATCCTAACAGCCATCGACGTTCGCCGATTCGTTCGCAAGCTTGTAGAGATGGAGTTTTCTGACATCTCGGTAGTTTCCTACCAAGAAATTGTTTCTGATATTCGTCTTCAACCCTTAGGGAGAATACAGATAGGATAG
- the sctU gene encoding type III secretion system export apparatus subunit SctU encodes MGEKTEEATPKKLRDAKKKGQVAKSQDLPSAFTFIVSVYAAVALSSTLYQQLGDFTVGTFRMIATTNLDVAIPQLYYQSAIVIFIASIPLMAIVCVVGVIVNFLTVGPVFAIEVFKFDPKKFNPIQNLKAKFKLKTLIELLKSTLKLFIASYLIYQVMMKSLPILIKTVSMPMISALLVFDAFLMEVVAKIGLFFIIIAVADFIYQKKTFAKEMKMEKFEVKQEYKNSEGDPHIKGKRKQIAHEIAYSEGPAAGVKKAKAVVTNPTHLAIAIGYEREIDAAPYILVMGKDLLAERIIKLAEEYEVPVLRNIKLAHRLWESGEIYQYIPEDTYEALAEILRWVSSLNTEAQYDYIGEK; translated from the coding sequence ATGGGCGAAAAAACCGAAGAAGCAACACCAAAAAAGTTAAGGGATGCGAAAAAGAAGGGTCAGGTAGCTAAATCTCAAGACCTTCCTTCTGCTTTTACCTTTATTGTCTCGGTTTATGCAGCCGTAGCATTAAGTTCAACCCTCTATCAGCAATTAGGAGATTTCACGGTAGGGACTTTTCGCATGATAGCCACCACTAATCTGGATGTGGCTATTCCTCAACTCTATTACCAATCTGCTATTGTAATCTTTATAGCTAGCATTCCTCTGATGGCTATCGTATGTGTAGTCGGCGTTATCGTCAATTTTTTAACCGTTGGCCCGGTTTTTGCTATAGAAGTATTTAAGTTTGACCCCAAGAAATTTAATCCGATACAAAACTTAAAAGCAAAATTTAAGCTTAAGACTTTAATTGAATTGTTGAAATCGACGTTAAAGTTGTTTATTGCTAGCTATTTAATCTACCAGGTCATGATGAAGAGCTTACCCATTTTGATAAAAACAGTATCTATGCCGATGATCTCTGCTTTGTTGGTTTTTGATGCTTTTTTGATGGAAGTAGTAGCAAAAATAGGCTTATTTTTTATTATCATAGCGGTAGCCGATTTTATCTATCAGAAGAAAACATTTGCTAAAGAAATGAAAATGGAAAAATTTGAGGTCAAGCAAGAGTATAAAAACTCGGAAGGAGATCCTCATATTAAAGGTAAACGAAAGCAAATTGCCCATGAAATTGCTTATTCAGAAGGACCTGCAGCAGGTGTTAAAAAAGCCAAGGCAGTTGTCACTAATCCTACTCACCTAGCTATAGCAATAGGATACGAACGAGAGATAGACGCAGCTCCTTACATCTTAGTAATGGGTAAAGATTTACTAGCAGAAAGAATTATTAAACTTGCCGAAGAATACGAAGTTCCGGTTTTACGGAATATTAAATTAGCCCATCGACTCTGGGAATCTGGGGAAATCTATCAGTACATTCCCGAAGACACCTATGAAGCCTTAGCAGAAATACTACGGTGGGTTAGCTCGTTAAATACCGAGGCTCAATACGATTATATAGGGGAAAAGTGA